From the genome of Arthrobacter sp. SLBN-122:
CAGCCGTGCCGGAGGCCAGCACGCCGTGGGCTCCGGCGGCCTTCAGGGAGGCCTCGTTCACGAGGGAACCATCCTTAACCTCAGTGCGAAGGCGGGTAATGCAGGCTTCAATCTCCACGATGTTGCCGGCTCCGCCCAGTCCTTCAATGATCTTTTCTGCTTTGGACATGGCTGCCCTTTCTGACGGTGCCCGCTCGGAGCACTGCTTCCTCACCGGGGCCGGCGGCCCAAGTGCGACCAATTATGGCTTCCACCACCGGCCATTTTGAATGGCCCGGCAGAATTTCCCATTGCCTTGACAGGCGCTCGTGGGATGGATCACACTGAACTGGTCATAACCAGACAGTACCGGCTGGAACCCCTCCTTTACAAGCCCCACCAGAACCCGCAAAGGTGCAACCATGTCAACATCCGAGACCGCCGCCTTGGCTCCCGAAAAGAAGCCAAACAAGGCGTTTGCCACACTGCAGCGCCTGGGCCGCACCCTGATGCTGCCCATCGCTGTTCTTCCCGCCGCAGGCATCCTGCTGCGCATTGGCCAGGCCGACCTGCTTGGGGCCATCCCTGGATTTGAAGGCGGCGCCGCCGTCATTTCCGCAGCCGGCAATGCCGTTTTCACTTGGCTGCCGCTCATTTTTGCAGTGGGCATCGCCATCGGCTGGGCCAAGAAGGCCGATGGTTCCACTGCTTTGGCCGCCGTCGTGGGCTACATGGTGATCGACGGCGTCTTCAAGGCCATGTCCCCGCTGGTCCTGGCCGGACAGGTTGATCCGGCCGGAAAGCAAGCAATGATCAACTACGGCGTCCTGGCCGGCATTGTGGTGGGCCTGCTCTCCGCCACACTGTGGCAGCGGTTCTACCGCACAAAACTGCCGGACTTCCTTGGCTTCTTCAGCGGCCGCCGCTTGGTGCCCATCCTGACCTCCGTCTCCAGCCTGGTAGCCGGCGTCGTCCTGGCCTTGGCCTACCCCCTTTTCAACGCCGGCCTTTCCGCGGTGGGCCAGGCCGTGGCCAGCAACGCTGTTGCCGGCGGCGGCATCTACGGCTTCGCAAACCGCATGCTGATCCCCGCCGGCCTGCACCACATCCTGAACTCCGGCGTTTGGTTCCTTATCGGCGACTACACCGACGCCTCGGGCCACCTGGTCCGCGGTGACCTCAACCGCTTCTTCGCCGGGGACCCCAGCGCGGGCATCTTCATGACCGGTTTCTTCCCCATCATGATGTTCGGCCTGCCTGCAGCAGCACTTGCCATTTGGCGGCACGCCAAGCCCTCGCAGAAGAAAATCGTGGGCGGCATCATGCTCTCCACCGCGCTGACCGCTTTCTTCACCGGCATCACCGAACCGCTTGAGTACTCCTTTATGTTCGTGGCCTTCCCGCTCTACATCGTCCACGCCGCCCTGACCGGAACGTCCATGGCGCTGGTCAACGCGCTGGGAATCCATCACGGGTTCACGTTCTCTGCAGGCCTGATCGACTTCGTCCTCAACTTCGGCAAATCACAGAACGGCTGGCTGCTCATCCCCATAGGACTGGGCTACGCCGCGATCTACTACTTCCTCTTCTCCTTCGTCATCAAGCACTGGAACCTGCGCACCCCTGGCCGCGAGGACGACGAAGTCACCGTGGAGACCGACGCCGCCAAGTAGCGTCACGCGCCTTCATCCTCATCTCCCGCAACTGCAACCGGAAGCACCCAGACCGCATGGAAATCATCATTCTCCCCACCCCTGCCGAGGTCGCCCGCGCGGCCGCGGACGCCGTCGAGGACCAGGTCCGCCGCGGCCCGTCCGTCCTGGGCCTGGCCACCGGGTCCACGCCACTGGGCACCTACCAGGAACTTATCGAACGGCACCGCAGAAGCGGCCTGAGCTTCGCAGAGGCCCAGGCGTTCCTGCTGGACGAATACGTGGGACTGTCCGCCGGGCATCCGCAGTCATACCACTCGGTCATCCGCGAGGAATTCACGGCAAGCGTGGACTTCGGCGCCGACGCGGTGCATGGCCTGGACGGCATGGCGGAAGACCTGCAGGCCGAGGCAGAGCAGTACGAGGCGCGGATTGCAGCTGCGGGAGGGGTGGATCTCCAGATCCTTGGCATCGGCACGGACGGGCACGTGGGCTTCAACGAACCGATGTCCTCGCTCGGCTCGCGCACCCGGATCAAGACCCTTACCCGCCAGACGCGCCAGGACAACGCCCGTTTCTTCGACTCCGCGGACGCCGTCCCGGACCACGTGCTGACCCAGGGGCTGGGCACCATCCGCGAAGCCCGGCACCTGCTGCTGCTCGCCATGGGCGAGGCCAAGGCCGAGGCCATCGCGGCCGCCGTCGAGGGCCCTGTCGCCGCCAACTGCCCCGCGTCGGCGCTCCAGCTGCACCCGCACGTCTCGGTCCTGGTGGACGAGGCCGCAGCCTCGCGGCTGACCCACCGGGACTACTACACGGACACCTTCGGACGGAAGCCGGCGTGGCAGGGGCTCTGAGCATGGGCCAGGGCACACCCGCTGCTGTCCGCCGCCCGCAGCTGGAACTTGCCGTGGAAAACGGCGACGGCGTCCGGCTGGCCGCCGCCGTGGGCGCGGCCCGGGTTGAACTTTGCGCCGCCCTGGCGGAGACGGAGGGCATCACGCCAAGCATCGGCACCATCGAGCAGGCGTGCGGGCTGGGCCTTCCCGTCCACGTCCTGGTGCGTCCGCGGCCGGGCAACTTCACCTATTCACCCGGCGAGCTCGATGTCATTGAGCGCGATGCCGCTGCGGCTTTGGGTGCCGGAGCCGCGGGCGTGGTGGTAGGTGTCCTGGCATCGGACGGCGGCCCGGATGTTCAGGCACTCCGGCGCGTCGTGGCAGCAGCGCGGGCCGTGAGGCCGGACGCCGAAGTCACGTTCCACCGCGCGTTCGACGCAGCCCTGGCCGCCGGCCTGGACCCCGCCGAGGCGCTCTCCCGGCTGGAGGAGGCCGGGGTGGACCGGGTCCTCACCAGCGGTGGTGGCCTCGACTGCGCAGCAGGGTTGGAGATGCTTGGCAGGATTGTGAAGCAGGGACGCCGGAGTGCTCCCTCGGTCCAGATCATGGCAGGCGGGGGTGTCACCCTGGCGCTGGTACCGTCGCTCCTTGAAGCGGGAGTCCATGCCGTGCACACCTCGGCGCGGCCCCGGTACGGGGGCGGGGACCGGGCTGGCGCCGCAGACCACGGCCTGGCCGCCCGCATGGCTGCCGCCGTGTCCGCCGTGCCGCTGATGCAACCGACGAACGAAGGACAGTAAACGATGGGCAATGAACTGTTTCTTCGCGGCCGTATTGTCACCGCATCGCTGGATATCGCGGACGGACTGGTGGCGGCCGACGGCGGCCTGGTCACCTTCGCGGGACCGGCGGAGGACTTCCCCGGGGTACTTCCGCCGGACGCAGCCGCCGGCCGCGTCCTGCTGCCGGGCCTGGTGGATGTGCACTGCCATGGCGCCTATGGTTCGGATTTCTCCGAGGGCGATCCCGACGGCGCGGAGCGTGCTGCACGCTACCTGCACAGCCGTGGAACCACCACGCTGGTGGCCAGCCTGGTCACCGGAGAGCCCGGCCACCTGGTCCGGAACCTTGGGATGTTGCGGGAGCTGGCAAGCCTGGGGCTGATTGCCGGATCGCACCTGGAGGGCCCTTTCCTCTCGGGCCAGCAGTGTGGCGCGCACGATCCCGCCCTGCTCCTGGAACCAGATCCGGATGTGGTGGCCCGCATGCTGGCCGCAGCAGGGCCAACCTTGGCCTCCATGACGTTGGCGGCCGAGCTGCCCGGCGCCCCCGAACTTGCTGGCCAGCTCGCCGCCCGCGGCATCATTCCTTCGCT
Proteins encoded in this window:
- a CDS encoding glucose PTS transporter subunit EIIB produces the protein MSKAEKIIEGLGGAGNIVEIEACITRLRTEVKDGSLVNEASLKAAGAHGVLASGTAVQVIVGPEADTLAEDIEDLL
- a CDS encoding copper homeostasis protein CutC translates to MAGALSMGQGTPAAVRRPQLELAVENGDGVRLAAAVGAARVELCAALAETEGITPSIGTIEQACGLGLPVHVLVRPRPGNFTYSPGELDVIERDAAAALGAGAAGVVVGVLASDGGPDVQALRRVVAAARAVRPDAEVTFHRAFDAALAAGLDPAEALSRLEEAGVDRVLTSGGGLDCAAGLEMLGRIVKQGRRSAPSVQIMAGGGVTLALVPSLLEAGVHAVHTSARPRYGGGDRAGAADHGLAARMAAAVSAVPLMQPTNEGQ
- a CDS encoding PTS transporter subunit EIIC, with the translated sequence MSTSETAALAPEKKPNKAFATLQRLGRTLMLPIAVLPAAGILLRIGQADLLGAIPGFEGGAAVISAAGNAVFTWLPLIFAVGIAIGWAKKADGSTALAAVVGYMVIDGVFKAMSPLVLAGQVDPAGKQAMINYGVLAGIVVGLLSATLWQRFYRTKLPDFLGFFSGRRLVPILTSVSSLVAGVVLALAYPLFNAGLSAVGQAVASNAVAGGGIYGFANRMLIPAGLHHILNSGVWFLIGDYTDASGHLVRGDLNRFFAGDPSAGIFMTGFFPIMMFGLPAAALAIWRHAKPSQKKIVGGIMLSTALTAFFTGITEPLEYSFMFVAFPLYIVHAALTGTSMALVNALGIHHGFTFSAGLIDFVLNFGKSQNGWLLIPIGLGYAAIYYFLFSFVIKHWNLRTPGREDDEVTVETDAAK
- the nagB gene encoding glucosamine-6-phosphate deaminase — its product is MEIIILPTPAEVARAAADAVEDQVRRGPSVLGLATGSTPLGTYQELIERHRRSGLSFAEAQAFLLDEYVGLSAGHPQSYHSVIREEFTASVDFGADAVHGLDGMAEDLQAEAEQYEARIAAAGGVDLQILGIGTDGHVGFNEPMSSLGSRTRIKTLTRQTRQDNARFFDSADAVPDHVLTQGLGTIREARHLLLLAMGEAKAEAIAAAVEGPVAANCPASALQLHPHVSVLVDEAAASRLTHRDYYTDTFGRKPAWQGL